Genomic segment of Chloroflexota bacterium:
ACCATCATCGGCGCGTTCCATCCGATTCCGGCTCCGGCCGTCGTCGAGATCTACGGTATGGTCGGGTTCGACTACGTGATCGTCGACGCGGAGCATGGCCCGTCGTCGGTGGAGACCCTCGAGGCGCAGGTTCGCGCCGCCGACGCCGTGAATCTCCCGGTCGTGGTTCGCATCGCCGAGAACACGCCCCAGAACATCCTTCGTCATCTCGATACCGGCGTGCTCGGTGTACAGCTCCCCATGGTGAACACGGCGGAGCAGGCGCGCGCCGTGGTCTCCGCCGTCAAATACCCGCCCGTCGGCAGGCGGGGCCTGGCCGGCGTCCGTGCAAACGGATTCGGGCTTCTGGGGAGCCTCGGCGACTACACGCGTCTCGCCAACGCCAACATGCTCGTCTCTGTCCAGCTCGAGACGCAGGAGGCGATCGATCACCTGGACGAGATCGTAAAGGTCGAGGGGGTCGACCTCGTCTTCATCGGACCCAACGACCTCGCCACGAGTCTCGGCTATCCTGGGGAGTCGTCCCACCCGAAGGTGCTGGAGGTGATTGACAGCCTCGTGAAGCGCATTCACGCGGCGGGGCTCGCGTCGGGCATCACGGCCTACGACAGCGCGGGGATCGCCCGGGCCAAGGAGTGGAAGATCCAATTCATCCTGGGGGGCACGATCCCGCTCCTCATCTCCGCCTCGCGCGCCTACTTGAAGGAAGTCCGCGGCAGCGCGTGACCGCGTCGTGCGGTATATTGGCCGGAACAGCACGGTCCGAGAGGAGGAGCTGAGATGCCGCGAGTCGGGGGGCTGAGCCACATCGTCCTGCACGTCGAAGACGTGGACAAAATGGTCGCGTTCTATCGCGACGTTCTCGGGCTGACCGTCCATCAGGGCCATCGTGATCCGCGTGGCCTCGTGTTTCTCACGTCGAACCCCGAGACCGACGACCACGAGATCGCGTTTGCCCGCGGGCGCGAGGGGAGCGCCAAGATCATCGCCCACATCGCGTTTCGCGTCCCGAGCCCGGCGGACGTGAAGGCCTTCTACGACCAGTTCGTTCGCATGGGCGTTCCCATCGACCACACGGTGAGCCATTCGTACGTGACCGAGGGGAACACGGTGTCCTGCTACTTCCTCGATCCCGAAGGGAATCGACTCGAGGTTTTTGCCGTCGTCCGCGAGCGCAACGAAAGCGATCTGGGGAATCACCCGCTCGACCTCGATCAGGATCTGGACGCGATCATCGCCCAAGCGAGCGGGCTATCAGCCGCGGCGCGGTAGCGGGGCGACTGCGTCCGTGCCAAGAGCGTGCGAAGACACGCGTCTGTCATCCTGAGCGAAGCGAAGGAATCTCATCACGAGCGGACAGGGCCTCCAAGATTCTTCGGCCTACCGGCTCGGAACGACGTCGCTTCGCAGGCTCTGAGCCTGTCGAAGCGCGGACACTGGGTCGCGGTCCTTCTACCCGCGCGCCACGCTAACGCGGGGGTGGCGTGGCTTTCCCACGATCAGGTGGAGCGTCAGCCCGACGCTCACGAGCCCCGCCACGATCAGATAGAGCGCCGTGTAGCTCCCGGTCCGGTCCAGGAGGGCGGCCAGAAGGAGCGGGACGACGGCGGTGCTCAAGCCCTGCAGAATCTGGCCGGTCCCGATGATCGAGCCGATGGCCTTGCGGCCAAAGTACTCCGGCCAGATTTGCAGCTGCAGCACCAGGTTGCCGCCGAGCCCCAGGCCGAGCACACCCGCCGCCACAAACGCCCAGATCTCGCCCTCCGCGAGCGCCAGCAGCAGGCTCGCGCAGAGGAGCAGGCACCCCCATAGCACGACGACCCACCGAATGCTCGGAATCCGTCCGGTGAAGGGCGCCCAGAACACGAGCCGTGAGAAGACCTGCATCGCGCTCACGGTGCTGATGGCGGTCGCCGCCATGGACGGCTCCATCCCCTTGCTTCCGAGGTAGGAGAACATGAAGACGATGGAGGTGTTGGGCGCAAGCAGGATGAGCGCCATGCCAGCCGCCACCATCCAGAACGCCCGGCTGTGAATCGCCTCGCGCGCGCTCCAGTCCTCCGCCGAGGCCCCAATCGTCGGCAAGCGCGTCGGCGCCGCGTCTCCGGGTTGACTCGGATCGGTCTCGTCGCCGTCCGGGCGAAGCCCGATGTCTTCCGGTCGCCGTCGCACGATGAGGAGCGCGGGGGCGAGCCCCAGCGCGACCGACACGAGCGCGAGCGCGAGCCAGCCGCTTCGCCAGCCGGCGGTCCCGACGACGGCGGCAATCACCGGTGGGAGGACGAAGTTTGCAACCGGCGGTCCCATCGCCGCGGTCCCATAGGCCACCGATCGACGGCGAACGAACCAGTTCGCGATCATGGCGCCGGGAATCACACTCTGGAGCGCAGATCGCGCGGCCCCGCCAACGATGCCGAAGGCTGCGTAGAACTGCCACGGCTGCTCCACGGTGCCGCAGACCCCGAGCGCAAGGCCCATCAGAATGACGCTCGCGCTGAGCACGAGGCGCGGGCCGCGCCAGTCGACGATCCGCCCGAGGAGCGGCCCCACCAGCGCCGCGGTGATGGAGCTCAGGCTGGAGGCGACGACGATCGTGCTCCTCGGCCACCCGAGATCGGACCCCATGGCCGGCAGGAAGATGCTGAAGGTGAAGCCTCCGGTGCTCGCCTGGATGAAGAGGCTGAGGAAGGCCGTCCCAGCGATGTACCAGCCGTAAAAGGGGTGACGAATTCGAATCGGCAGTCCCGAATGGAAAGGCCGTTACTGCAGGCGCGTCGACCCAAACCAATGGTCGATGTAATAGTCCTCGGACAGGCTGGAAATGGCTACCCCGCGATTCTCGTCAACCGCGTGGATGAACTGTCCATTTCCGATGTAGATGCCGTCGTGGGACAGCCCCTGCTCGTACGTGTCCTTAAAAAATACGAGGTCGCCCGGCTGGAGCGGGCCAGTCGGGTGACTACCCGCATCATACTGGCCGAAGACGTCGCGCGGGACGTTCCGGCCCGCCTGTGCCTCCACGAACTGGACGAACCCCGAGCAGTCGAAGCCGGAAGGCGCGTCCCCGCCGTACTCGTACGGCGATCCAATGAGCTGCATGGCAATCTGCACTTCGGCGGGCGCGGCGCCACGGTTCAGGATCGCCGTGCCGGTTGTCGGGCGCCGAAGCGAGGCGACGGGTCCAGCACCGGTCGATGCGATCGTGACGCCGTGGTCGGACCCACGCGGAGCCGCGGCGGTCGACGCGGAGGGAATGGTTCGCATGATCGTCGGCGGGGCCTGCGCTGCCGGCGCCAGGCTCGCCGTGGCTGGTCCAGCGTCGGCGATTCGACCGACGACTCCGGCCGACGCCCCCGCCTGCGGTGCCGCGGAGGTGCTCGCCGGCGCCGCAGCCTGCGGAGAGGCCAGGGGCACCGCGAGCCGCTGGCCGACGTCCAGAGTGTCGGGGTCCGCCAGCCCGTTCGCCTCGACGATGGCCGACGGGGTCGTCCCGAATCGCTGGGCAATGGCGTACAGCGTGTCGCCCGTTTGAACCACGTATGTCGCCGATGCGCCCTCGCGCGCCGGGGCGGGACCCGGAGGAGTGGCAAGCGGAACGTGCTGGGCGTGCGACTGGATCGGCGGAGCCTGCGACTGATCGACCCCCTGCGGAAGCCGGAGGATCGTCCCAGGGTAAATCGTGTCGGCATCGGATAGCTGGTTCAGAGATACGATGACGTCCACGGTCACGCCAGCGCGATCGGCGATGCCGCCGAGGGTGTCCCCCTCCTGCACCGTGTAGGAGGTTGGCCGGCGCGGCGTGTCGTCTGCCCGCGCGGTGGCGAGCGGTCCCAGCGCAACGATTGCCGCGAAGGCGGCGCAAATCCACCGAACCGTCGGTAACGCTCCGGTTACAGGATGGCGCCATAGTACGCCGCGGGTGGTGGGCGCGTCTCCGCTCAGAAGGGGGAAAGTGTCTCAATTACGCCACGGATTTGTCCGGTGACTCATCCGGCGCGAGCGAAATGATCGGCAATGACGTGCGCGATGGCGCACGTTACGCCGCGTGCCATGGGGAGGTGCAGGAACTCATTGGGGCCGTGGGCGTTCGACTCCGGTCCCAGAACCCCAGTGATAAAGAACTGGGCGGCGGGGAACTTCTCGCCCAGCATCGCCATGAAGGGAATCGTCCCGCCCTCGCCCATGTAGGCGGCCTCTCGCCCCCAGAACGCTCGCGAGGCGCGGTCCACCGACGCCGTAAGCCACGGCTCGCTGGGCGGCGCACACCAACCCGCGGCCGGCTGTTCGGG
This window contains:
- a CDS encoding aldolase/citrate lyase family protein is translated as MMRENPLKAKLKSGQTIIGAFHPIPAPAVVEIYGMVGFDYVIVDAEHGPSSVETLEAQVRAADAVNLPVVVRIAENTPQNILRHLDTGVLGVQLPMVNTAEQARAVVSAVKYPPVGRRGLAGVRANGFGLLGSLGDYTRLANANMLVSVQLETQEAIDHLDEIVKVEGVDLVFIGPNDLATSLGYPGESSHPKVLEVIDSLVKRIHAAGLASGITAYDSAGIARAKEWKIQFILGGTIPLLISASRAYLKEVRGSA
- a CDS encoding VOC family protein, with protein sequence MPRVGGLSHIVLHVEDVDKMVAFYRDVLGLTVHQGHRDPRGLVFLTSNPETDDHEIAFARGREGSAKIIAHIAFRVPSPADVKAFYDQFVRMGVPIDHTVSHSYVTEGNTVSCYFLDPEGNRLEVFAVVRERNESDLGNHPLDLDQDLDAIIAQASGLSAAAR
- a CDS encoding MFS transporter encodes the protein MPIRIRHPFYGWYIAGTAFLSLFIQASTGGFTFSIFLPAMGSDLGWPRSTIVVASSLSSITAALVGPLLGRIVDWRGPRLVLSASVILMGLALGVCGTVEQPWQFYAAFGIVGGAARSALQSVIPGAMIANWFVRRRSVAYGTAAMGPPVANFVLPPVIAAVVGTAGWRSGWLALALVSVALGLAPALLIVRRRPEDIGLRPDGDETDPSQPGDAAPTRLPTIGASAEDWSAREAIHSRAFWMVAAGMALILLAPNTSIVFMFSYLGSKGMEPSMAATAISTVSAMQVFSRLVFWAPFTGRIPSIRWVVVLWGCLLLCASLLLALAEGEIWAFVAAGVLGLGLGGNLVLQLQIWPEYFGRKAIGSIIGTGQILQGLSTAVVPLLLAALLDRTGSYTALYLIVAGLVSVGLTLHLIVGKPRHPRVSVARG
- a CDS encoding LysM peptidoglycan-binding domain-containing protein; this encodes MQEGDTLGGIADRAGVTVDVIVSLNQLSDADTIYPGTILRLPQGVDQSQAPPIQSHAQHVPLATPPGPAPAREGASATYVVQTGDTLYAIAQRFGTTPSAIVEANGLADPDTLDVGQRLAVPLASPQAAAPASTSAAPQAGASAGVVGRIADAGPATASLAPAAQAPPTIMRTIPSASTAAAPRGSDHGVTIASTGAGPVASLRRPTTGTAILNRGAAPAEVQIAMQLIGSPYEYGGDAPSGFDCSGFVQFVEAQAGRNVPRDVFGQYDAGSHPTGPLQPGDLVFFKDTYEQGLSHDGIYIGNGQFIHAVDENRGVAISSLSEDYYIDHWFGSTRLQ